The DNA window AATATAGTATTATAAAAATGTATTCGATTTCATAACATATACTTAAGGGGGCAAATCTCATGGCAGGTGTACGTTTAGAGCATATTTTCAAAAAATATCCGGGTTCCGACAAAGCAACAGTTATTGATATCAGCCTTGATATTCAAGACAAGGAGTTTCTGGTACTGGTAGGTCCTTCCGGTTGCGGTAAATCTACAACTCTTCGTATGATCGCCGGTTTGGAAGAGATTTCCGAAGGCAAACTTTATATCGGTGACCGCGTTGTAAACGACGTTGCTCCTAAAGACCGCGATATCGCGATGGTATTCCAATCTTACGCTTTGTATCCCCACATGAACGTATATCAAAACATGGCATTTGGTCTGAAACTTCGTAAAGTGAAGAAAGACGAAATTGACAAACGTGTACGTGAAGCTGCGAAAATTCTCGATATCGAGCATTTGCTTGAGCGTAAACCAAAAGCACTTTCCGGTGGTCAGCGTCAACGTGTTGCCTTAGGCCGCGCTATCGTGCGTGATCCGCAAGTCTTCCTGATGGACGAACCGCTTTCCAACTTGGATGCTAAACTTCGCGGTCAAATGCGCGCTGAAATCACGAAACTGGTTAAGCGTCTTGAAACCACTTGCATCTACGTAACACATGACCAAACAGAAGCCATGACCATGGGTGATCGTATCGTTGTAATGCAAGACGGTATCATTCAACAGGCTGCTTCTCCAGAGGAGCTGTACAACAGCCCTACGAACCTGTTTGTTGCTGGTTTTATCGGTTCCCCGACGATGAACTTCATCACAGGAACCCTGAGCGAATCCAATGGTGCTGTACGTTTCCGTTCCCAAGGACTTGACGTTGAAGTACCAGGCGGTAAAGCACAAACACTGAAGAGCAAAGGTCTGATTGGTAAAGAAGTTATCATGGGCGTGCGTCCTGAAGATATCCACGAAGAGCCAGTATTCATGGAAGCTTCTCCGAACACCATCTTCACTTCCCACGTAGATGTTACAGAGAACCTTGGCCATGAAATGCTCCTCTACCTGAGCGGCATTGGCAATGACACTGTAATCGCTCGTGTAGACGGACGTTCTAATACTCGTGAAGGCGTTAGTGTTCGCCTCGCCGTTGATATGAACAAAATTCATATCTTCGACAAAGAGTCTGAACTGAATGTATTGTTGACGGACTAATACAGGCGGTATGCCTGAAAACCAAAGCCGCCCCTTAAGGGCGGCTTTTTTATTGGGTGTTAAAGGATTCAGGGGTTCACTTTGCGGAGATTGCATTCATTGGAAATTTCATTTACGATGAGTACATTGGATTCGTTAGAATCGTCTCGGACAGCAATAAGGCTGGATTCTGAGCCAATCGGACAGAAAGGGAGACATGGCATGGCTAAAAAGGTTAGAGTAGCAGAATTGGTACAGCAATTTCAGCTGGAAGTAATATCCGGAGAACAAGGCTTGAAACGTATTATTACAACCGATGATTTGAATCGACCGGGTCTTGAGATGGCCGGTTATTTTGATTATCATCCCCAAGAAAGGGTGCAGCTGCTAGGAAGAACGGAGCTGGCCTTTTTTAGCATGCTTACGGCGGAGGAACGCAAAGAGCGCATGGAGCGTCTATGCAGTGAGGTTACTCCCTGCATCGTTGTGACACGCGGTTTGGAAGTTCCAGAGGAGCTTGTGAAGATCAGCCAGGAAAAACAGCTGCCTGTGCTGCGAAGCAGTATGGCTACAACGATTTTACTCAGCCGTATTACAGGATTTCTGGAAAGAAGATTAGCACCGACAACGACTATTCATGGTGTGTTATGTGATGTGTATGGAGTCGGAATGCTTATTACCGGAAGCAGTGGCATTGGTAAGAGCGAAACTGCACTGGAGCTTGTTAAACGGGGACACCGACTTATTGCCGATGATGCGGTTGAAATCCGTCAAACGTCGGACAGTCAGCTGCATGGCACAGCTCCCGAGCTGATCCGTCACCTGCTGGAGATCCGCGGTGTTGGCATTATCAATGTTATGACACTGTTTGGCGCGGGAGCCATCCGTAACAATAAACGGATAACCCTTGTCGTCAGGCTGGAGGCTTGGCAGCAGGATAAGCAATATGATCGCCTAGGTTTGGATGAAGAGACAACAAGAATTATTGATACGGATATTCCGCTGGTTACGATTCCGGTTCGTCCAGGACGGAACCTTGCAGTCATTATTGAAGTGGCTGCCATGAACTATCGGTTGAAGCAAATGGGCCTTAATGCGGCTCTGCAGTTTACCAACAAGTTGACGGCTACCATTGCGGAAGACATGGAAGATATGGATTAGGAGAGTGAAAAAATGGCCACATTGCTTCTCAATCCGATCGCATTTTCGATTGGATCCCTGTCCGTGCACTGGTACGGCCTCATATTGGGGTTCGGTGCACTGGCAGGACTCATGGTGGCAATTCGTGAAGGCAAGCGATTCGGTATCAATCCCGAGTTCTTCATGGATATGCTTCTGCTCGGGGTGCCTTCAGCCATTATCGGCGCGCGTATCTATTTTGTAGCATTCAAGTGGGACGATTATAAAGATCATCTGGTAGATGTATTTAAAATATGGAACGGCGGGATCGCCATTTATGGCGCATTGATCGGTGCCATTATATGTGCCGTCATCTACTTCCGTTATAGAGGCTACAATTTCTGGAGAATTGCGGATATATGTGCTCCTGGTCTTTTGACTGGGCAAATGATCGGACGCTGGGGCAACTATGTGAACCAGGAAGCTTATGGTGGACCTGTCGCAGAGTCTTTCCTTCGGGACAAGCTTCATCTTCCGAATTTCATTGTGGATCAAATGAATGTCCAAGGTGTTTTTCACCATCCGACATTTCTATATGAATCATTATGGAGCCTCGTGGGCATTATTATTTTGTTCATTCTCCGCCGTCAGCGGTTCTTACGTTCAGCGGAGCTGTTTCTGTCTTACTTTATCTGGTATTCGATTGGACGGTTCTTTATTGAGGGACTCCGTACGGACTCTCTGGCCTTTATCGGCCCGAACTGGCTCGCATCGCTGATGAATGGACTGTGGAAACCGATGGAATGGATGGGATTCGAGCATGGTGAACTTGATTCAGCCTATGGTAATGTACGGATCTCCCAGCTGCTTGCAATCTTAATTATCATCATAGCTATTGTTATGATCATCGTACGCCGCGTAACGGGGAAAGCGGAGGCTCGTTATTTGGATCCGATATATTCCACCAAGACGAGTCCAGACAATGTTCCTGAATCTGACGCTGTACTGGAAGAAAAACCTGCAGTACAGGAAGTAACCCGCACAGAGCCTTTACCTACTCAGGAAACAGAGGATGCGGAGGACAAAAAGGAGTAAATTCAGCATGATTGATACCATATTATTTGATTTGGACGGAACGATCATAGACACCAATGAACTGATTATCACCTCATTTATGCATGTACTGGAGAAACATCAACTGGCGTCATTGACACGGGAACAAATTATTCCGAAAATGGGCGCGACGCTGGAGCAACAGCTGCAGCAATTTTCCGGATTGGGGGATATCACCACACTAATGACGTCATACCGCAGCTATAATGATGTCCATCATGATGACATGGTGAAGCTGTTCCCTCAAGTGGAGGAAGTTGTGCAGCAGCTGCATGCAAGAGGGATTCGCCTCGGTGTGGTAACAACGAAGAACAAACCCGGCACGATCCGGGTATTGGACATGTTCGGCCTTCAAAAATATATGGGAGCTGTCATTACGCTTAATGATGTAGAACATCCCAAGCCCCACGCGGAACCGATACTAAAAGCTGTTGAACTGCTTGGAGCAGATCCTTCCCGGACGTTAATGGTGGGGGACAGCCCTATGGATATTCAGTCGGCGAAAGCCGCCGGTGTCCGGTCTGCGGGAGTGGCTTGGTCATTGAAAGGCGAAAAAGCGCTGCTGGAACATAAACCGGATTACATGCTGCATGATATGAATGATGTATATACGCTGTTAGAACAGGAGTAAGCATGGTGAGAAAAGTGACACGGCATCCGGTGGAAGGGCCAAACGCGCTTTGGCAGATCTACAAGACCGTCAGCCCCTGGAAAGGGGTTAAAAACTTCATTTGTATCCAGGTGGCGCGGTACTGCCCGGTTCTTCCGCTAAAAAACTGGATATACCGTCATCTGATTGGCATGAAGGTCGGTGAGCATACAGCCTTTGGCCTGATGGTGATGGTCGATGTGTTCTTTCCGGAAAAGATTACGATTGGGAATAATTCAATCATTGGATATAATACGACCATTCTGGCGCATGAGTATTTAATTCATGAATACCGGCTTGGTGAGGTCATCATCGGAGATCATGTACTGATTGGCGCAAACACCACCATATTGCCGGGTGTAACGATCGGTGATGGAGCTGTCGTTGCTGCAGGGGCCGTCGTGCATAAAAATGTGGCTGCAGGAGCTTTTGTTGGAGGCAACCCGCTCAGAGAACTAAGTAAGAATAAAGAAGATTCTACGGAAGAAATGGATAACTAGCAAAGTACCTTTTCATCAATGAAAATTGAATAGTTTAACTACTAGAGGATCATATCCAGGAGCGCTCAGACATCATGAGAAAAAAAGAAAGAATATATGAACTCGACGTTTTCCGTTCATTTGCCATTATGGCCGTACTTACGATTCACGCAACTTCACAGACATTGGTCGAGACGAAGGGAACATCGCTGTATATTCCATTTCTGTTTTTGAATACATTCAGCAGCTTTGCGGTGCCTGTCTTTATATTTTTAAGTGGCTTTGTTCTATTCTACAATTATATAGACCGTCCCCTGAATCGAGGGCTCATTAAATCCTTTTATGGTAAAAGGCTGCTCTATATTCTAGTTCCTTATATGGTGTTTACCGTGTTCTATTTTATATTTCAGCTATACAGGCGTGATCAGTTGGATATGCCCTTTACACAAATGCTGCATGAATTCGGACAGGACTTGGCCAAGGGCACAGCATATACCCATCTTTATTATGTCATTATCATGCTGCAGTTATATTTGATTTTCCCCTTGTTGTTGGGATGGTTTAAAAAGCAGCCCGGCATCCGGCCGTGGATTTTTCCTATTGGTTTGATTCTGGAGTGGTTGTATATCTATATCAATAAATACGGTTTTCATTTACCCAGCCAAAGCTACGCCGGTCAGCATTTGCATTTAGGTCTACCGAAAGGCAGCATTATCATTACCTATCTGTCCTATTTATTTTTAGGGGCTGGAATAGGCATGTATTATGATCAGTTTAAAAAATGGATCGAGGTATCTCTCAAGGGATTCAAGTCAGGAAAGGGACCCATTTGGGTTTTTATCTGGATCCTGTGGATTGCAATCGGAGTACTGCATACTGCCGTTTGGTATCGATACAATACGGTAGGAAGCAGCCTGAATACAATGGATTATGAGCTTCTAAGAAACGTGCATGCTTTGTTGTCATGTATCGTTCTTTGGCATATATCCTATGCGATCTATTATTATGGCCCACGCTTCGCGCGGCTTGCTTTGACCTCAATGGGCGCATGCTCTTTCGGCATATTTTTATTGCATCCGTTTCTATTGTATTGGTATCGGTATTTTATCAACGGAGGCTCTACCTTGAAATATGCTATAACGATCGCAGGGGGCTGGGTGGTAGCCCTCGGTCTGTCTTGGATTGTGGTGTACCTCGCTTTTAAGTATGTAAAAGGATCATGGTTGTTCTTTGGGTCAAACCCATTCCAATCTAAAAAGAAAAAAGCCGCCGAGAATTAACATTTCCGGTGGGTTAAAAAAATATGTATGGTTGAATGATTTATAAAACTTCCGTTTTTCATCGGGCGCCGCTTATGATCCACAATGTTGGAATTCATGGGCGGTGTTTTTTAAAATAAACTAAGCTTATCTTCATTGACGGGCACTTCAAGAGCATGTTAAAATATCAAAATATACTTTACTTTATTAGCAAGGTACCACTTTAATAAAATAAAGCATCTCGGAAATTTTAAATGAGTTTATAACAAAAAAACAACTTACTAAACATAAATGAGGTGAGATTGGACGTGTCGAAACCAAAAGGTTTTGAAAAACCGGTCGGTGTCCGGGACTATGTGCCGTATGCCGTCGACAAGCTGCGCGCGATTGAGCGCAATGTACTCGATTGTATGAGCCGCTGGGGCTATCGTCAGATTATGACACCTACGATGGAATTTTACGAAACGGTGGGCGTAGCCAGCTCTACGTCAGACCAAAAGCTGTTCAAGCTGCTGAATAACCGCGGCACCACATTGGTGCTCCGTTCGGATATGACTGCACCGATTGCGCGGGTGGTATCTTCGCTGCTCAAAGAGGAGCCGCTGCCGATCCGTCTTTCGTACCACGCTAACGTATTCCGGGCCTTTGAAGAGGAAGCCGGGCGGGAAGCTGAGTTTTTTCAGACGGGTGTTGAACTGGTTGGCGATGATTCGCCGGAGGCTGACGCCGAGGTGGTGGCGCTTGCCATCGAATCACTGAAAGCGGCAGGGGTTGCTTCTTTTAAAATTGCGATGGGTCATGTCGGATTTCTGAACGGATTGTTTGAGGAAGCGTTATCTGGCCGTGGCAATGAGCAGCAGGCTTTGAAAAAACATCTGCTGGACCGTGACTATGTCGGATTCCGCAAAGCGATCGGAGATCTTGCCGTTAACGACGAGCAGCGGGAAGTACTTGAAGGTATTTTACGGCTACGGGGTAACAAGGAAATTTGCGATCAGGCTTCGGAGCTGAGCAGTCACCCGCTGGCACAAGCTTCGATCAGCCATCTGTGCAAGGTTTGGGAAGTACTTGAGGCGTATGGAGTTTCTGAGCATGTCCTGATTGATCTGACTATGATCGGTGACTTCTCTTATTATACAGGGATGACGTTTGAAGGTTATGCAGCTGAGCTTGGTTTTCCGGTATGCAGCGGCGGAAGGTATAATAATCTGCTGCGTCAGTTTGGCCGGGATGTGCCAGCTACAGGCTTTGCACTAAAAACAAACCGGATTCTTGACGGTGTTAAAGGGGCTGTGGATGAAGAAAAGCATCCCGTCCTGATCAGATATACTTCAGCACAGCGCCGGGAAGGACTTGCGCGGGCAGCTGAGCTAAGAGAACAGGGCAGAGCAGTGGTAACGCTGCTCATTCAACAGGAGAGCGAGAGCCTGAATAAGCCCGATGGAATGTATGACCGAGTAGAGACATTCTCCTAAGGGAGTTCGAGCAGAATCATAGATTTCCTCTAAGCATTAGGGATCAGCATGAACTGAAGACTATAAGAAAAATAAGGAGGGAGTACGTTGACGGAGACATTGAAGGTAGCTATGCCGAAGGGACGGATCTACAAAAAGGCAGCGAATTTATTTCGTGCTGCCGGACTGCCGATTCCGATAGAGGTGGATGAGACACGCAAGCTGGTGATTGCATTACCTGAGCTCGATATGGAGTTTATATTGGCTAAACCCGTGGACGTACCAACTTATGTGGAATACGGGGCAGCAGATATCGGAATTGTCGGCAAAGATGTGCTGATGGAGGAAAACAGGGACGTATACGAGCTGCTCGATCTGGGAATCGCCAAATGCCGAATGTCGGTAATCGGACTTCCGAACTGGCAGCCGGGGATTCAGCAGCGGGTGGCAACCAAATATCCGAATGTGGCATCCCAGTATTTTCGTGAGCAGGGTCAGCAGGTGGAGGTAATCAAGCTGAATGGCTCCATTGAATTGGCACCGTTGATCGGTCTCGCCGACCGCATCGTTGATATGGTGGAAACCGGACAAACGCTGAAGGAAAACGGACTTGTCGAGATGAATCAGATATTTGAGATTACAAGCCGTCTGATTGCCAACCGGGTGAGCTACCGGATGAAGAACGGACAAATTCAATCGCTGTGCGACCGTCTTCAGAAAGCTCTTGCCACCGAGGTGTAAGTCATAGACCAGGCCTATGTCGAACGGAAGACAGATGGAGAGAGCGAGGAGAGAAGCGAATGAAAGTTGTATCTTTACAGGACTTTGATCTGCAGAGAGAAGTGGATTATGGGACTCCGGAGCAAAATGCAGTGGTTAAACAGATAGTAAGTGACATCAGAGCTGAAGGAGATGCAGCTCTGCTTCGTTACACCAAGGAGTTGGACCGTACCGAGCTCTCCGCCGGCATGCTGCGGGTCACGAAAGCCGAGCTGGATGCAGCTTATGACCAAGTGGAGGAATCTTTTATCCAGGCCATCTCGGCTGCAGCTCATAACATCCGTGCTTTTCATATGCGGGAGAAGCGGAATTCATGGATGGATATGCAGCCGGACGGAAGCATTCTGGGCCAGATTATCCGGCCGCTGAAGCGCGTGGGTGTTTATGTTCCCGGTGGCAAGGCTGCATATCCCTCCTCCGTACTAATGAACGTCATCCCGGCTCAAGTGGCGGGTGTACCCGAGATCGTCATGGTTACACCGCCTTCAACCGGCGGAGCGGAAGGGATTAATCCCTATATTCTGGTTGCGGCTGCAGAAGCGGGCGTGCATGAAATATATCGTGTCGGGGGTGCGCAAGCCATTGCTGCACTGGCCTATGGTACGGAAACGATCGCTCCGGTTGATAAAATTTGCGGACCTGGCAACATTTATGTAGCACTTGCCAAACGCGAAGTTTATGGCGCGGTCGACATTGACAGCATCGCTGGACCGAGTGAAATCGTCGTTCTAGCGGATGAGACGGCTGACCCTGAATTTGTCGCTGCAGACCTGCTCTCGCAGGCAGAGCATGACGAAATGGCATCAGCCATTCTGGTCACCCCATCCCGTGAGCTAGCAGAACAAGTATCTTCCGAGGTTCAGCGCCAGCTGGAGCTTCTGCCTAGACGCGAGATTGCTTCTGCTTCCGTTAAGAACTACGGAGCTATTATTGTTACGGAATCGCTGCTTGAGGGAATCTCGGTAGTCAACCGTTTGGCACCGGAGCATCTGGAATTGATGGTCGCCGATCCGATGTCACATGTGGGCCTGATCGAGAATGCAGGCGCAATTTTCCTTGGCGCATACAGTTCGGAGCCTGTAGGAGATTATTTTGCCGGACCGAACCACATTATCCCAACGAATGGCACAGCAAGATTCTCATCGCCGGTGGATGTGGATGATTTTATTAAGAAATCAAGCATGATTTACTATAGTAAGGAAGCCCTGATGAAGAACGGAGCGGCTATTATGGAGCTGGCACGAGGTGAAGGGCTGGAGGCGCATGCACGGGCAATCGAGGTCCGGCTTAAACGGGAAGGGAAGGCAGGAGAAGAAAATGGAATTTAATCAGGAGAACAATACACGAAGTGCAAGTATCAGCCGCAAAACGAATGAGACCGATATCAAGCTGGCCTTTTCCGTAGATGGAACCGGCGTTTCGGATCTGGAGACGGATGTACCGTTTCTGAACCATATGCTTGATCTGTTCACGAAGCATGGACAATTTGATTTGAAGGTGCAGGCTCACGGAGATATTGAGATCGATGATCATCATACGGTTGAAGATATCGGCATTTGCCTTGGTCAGACGCTGCGGGAAGCTCTTGGGGACAAAAAAGGCATCAAGCGCTATGCGAGCGTCTTCGTACCGATGGATGAAGCTCTGGCTCAGGTTGTGATCGATATCAGCAACCGGCCGCATTTTGAATATCGTGCACAGTACCCATCGGCTCAGGTAGGCAGCTTCTCCACGGAGCTTGTACATGAATTTCTCTGGAAGCTTGCGCTCGAAGCACGGATCACGCTTCATGTCATTGTGCATTACGGACAAAATACGCATCATATGATCGAAGCGGTATTCAAAGCGCTTGGCCGTGCGCTTGACGAAGCGACCTGCATCGATCCGCGGGTGACGGGGGTTCCATCGACGAAGGGAGTGCTGTAAGTGGCGATCGCGATTGTAGATTACGGCATGGGCAATCTGCACAGCGTGAGCAAGGCCGTGGAGCGTCTCGGGGTCGAGGCGCTCGTTACGGGCGACCGTGCGGAGATCATGAAGGCTGACGGCATTATTTTGCCCGGCGTAGGTGCCTTTGGCGATGCCATGGAGCATCTGCGGGAGAGCGGGCTGGGCGATGTCATGAAGGAGGCTGCGGCCGCAAAGAGACCACTGCTTGGCATTTGTCTTGGGATGCAGCTCTTGTTTGGGAGCAGCGAAGAGCATGGACAGCATGATGGGCTTGGCATTTTACCGGGCAAGGTCATCCGTTTTAAGGACGGCGATTATAAGGTGCCACATATGGGCTGGAACCGTTTGGAATTCCTTCAGAAAGACAATCCGCTGTTAACGGGACTTGCGGAAGGGCATGTCTATTTCGTGCATTCTTATCATGTTCTTCCGGAAGTGAAGTATGACCTGATCGCGGTAACGGATTACGGACAACCGATTACGGCGATTGTCGGCCGCGGTTCTGTATATGGCATGCAGTTCCATCCGGAAAAAAGCGGGGAGCTCGGCATG is part of the Paenibacillus sp. J23TS9 genome and encodes:
- a CDS encoding ATP phosphoribosyltransferase regulatory subunit, whose translation is MSKPKGFEKPVGVRDYVPYAVDKLRAIERNVLDCMSRWGYRQIMTPTMEFYETVGVASSTSDQKLFKLLNNRGTTLVLRSDMTAPIARVVSSLLKEEPLPIRLSYHANVFRAFEEEAGREAEFFQTGVELVGDDSPEADAEVVALAIESLKAAGVASFKIAMGHVGFLNGLFEEALSGRGNEQQALKKHLLDRDYVGFRKAIGDLAVNDEQREVLEGILRLRGNKEICDQASELSSHPLAQASISHLCKVWEVLEAYGVSEHVLIDLTMIGDFSYYTGMTFEGYAAELGFPVCSGGRYNNLLRQFGRDVPATGFALKTNRILDGVKGAVDEEKHPVLIRYTSAQRREGLARAAELREQGRAVVTLLIQQESESLNKPDGMYDRVETFS
- the ppaX gene encoding pyrophosphatase PpaX; translated protein: MIDTILFDLDGTIIDTNELIITSFMHVLEKHQLASLTREQIIPKMGATLEQQLQQFSGLGDITTLMTSYRSYNDVHHDDMVKLFPQVEEVVQQLHARGIRLGVVTTKNKPGTIRVLDMFGLQKYMGAVITLNDVEHPKPHAEPILKAVELLGADPSRTLMVGDSPMDIQSAKAAGVRSAGVAWSLKGEKALLEHKPDYMLHDMNDVYTLLEQE
- the hisD gene encoding histidinol dehydrogenase is translated as MKVVSLQDFDLQREVDYGTPEQNAVVKQIVSDIRAEGDAALLRYTKELDRTELSAGMLRVTKAELDAAYDQVEESFIQAISAAAHNIRAFHMREKRNSWMDMQPDGSILGQIIRPLKRVGVYVPGGKAAYPSSVLMNVIPAQVAGVPEIVMVTPPSTGGAEGINPYILVAAAEAGVHEIYRVGGAQAIAALAYGTETIAPVDKICGPGNIYVALAKREVYGAVDIDSIAGPSEIVVLADETADPEFVAADLLSQAEHDEMASAILVTPSRELAEQVSSEVQRQLELLPRREIASASVKNYGAIIVTESLLEGISVVNRLAPEHLELMVADPMSHVGLIENAGAIFLGAYSSEPVGDYFAGPNHIIPTNGTARFSSPVDVDDFIKKSSMIYYSKEALMKNGAAIMELARGEGLEAHARAIEVRLKREGKAGEENGI
- the hisH gene encoding imidazole glycerol phosphate synthase subunit HisH — its product is MAIAIVDYGMGNLHSVSKAVERLGVEALVTGDRAEIMKADGIILPGVGAFGDAMEHLRESGLGDVMKEAAAAKRPLLGICLGMQLLFGSSEEHGQHDGLGILPGKVIRFKDGDYKVPHMGWNRLEFLQKDNPLLTGLAEGHVYFVHSYHVLPEVKYDLIAVTDYGQPITAIVGRGSVYGMQFHPEKSGELGMELLGQFLKLCGEQKNNQ
- the lgt gene encoding prolipoprotein diacylglyceryl transferase, with amino-acid sequence MATLLLNPIAFSIGSLSVHWYGLILGFGALAGLMVAIREGKRFGINPEFFMDMLLLGVPSAIIGARIYFVAFKWDDYKDHLVDVFKIWNGGIAIYGALIGAIICAVIYFRYRGYNFWRIADICAPGLLTGQMIGRWGNYVNQEAYGGPVAESFLRDKLHLPNFIVDQMNVQGVFHHPTFLYESLWSLVGIIILFILRRQRFLRSAELFLSYFIWYSIGRFFIEGLRTDSLAFIGPNWLASLMNGLWKPMEWMGFEHGELDSAYGNVRISQLLAILIIIIAIVMIIVRRVTGKAEARYLDPIYSTKTSPDNVPESDAVLEEKPAVQEVTRTEPLPTQETEDAEDKKE
- the hprK gene encoding HPr(Ser) kinase/phosphatase; this encodes MAKKVRVAELVQQFQLEVISGEQGLKRIITTDDLNRPGLEMAGYFDYHPQERVQLLGRTELAFFSMLTAEERKERMERLCSEVTPCIVVTRGLEVPEELVKISQEKQLPVLRSSMATTILLSRITGFLERRLAPTTTIHGVLCDVYGVGMLITGSSGIGKSETALELVKRGHRLIADDAVEIRQTSDSQLHGTAPELIRHLLEIRGVGIINVMTLFGAGAIRNNKRITLVVRLEAWQQDKQYDRLGLDEETTRIIDTDIPLVTIPVRPGRNLAVIIEVAAMNYRLKQMGLNAALQFTNKLTATIAEDMEDMD
- a CDS encoding DapH/DapD/GlmU-related protein — translated: MVRKVTRHPVEGPNALWQIYKTVSPWKGVKNFICIQVARYCPVLPLKNWIYRHLIGMKVGEHTAFGLMVMVDVFFPEKITIGNNSIIGYNTTILAHEYLIHEYRLGEVIIGDHVLIGANTTILPGVTIGDGAVVAAGAVVHKNVAAGAFVGGNPLRELSKNKEDSTEEMDN
- a CDS encoding acyltransferase, translating into MRKKERIYELDVFRSFAIMAVLTIHATSQTLVETKGTSLYIPFLFLNTFSSFAVPVFIFLSGFVLFYNYIDRPLNRGLIKSFYGKRLLYILVPYMVFTVFYFIFQLYRRDQLDMPFTQMLHEFGQDLAKGTAYTHLYYVIIMLQLYLIFPLLLGWFKKQPGIRPWIFPIGLILEWLYIYINKYGFHLPSQSYAGQHLHLGLPKGSIIITYLSYLFLGAGIGMYYDQFKKWIEVSLKGFKSGKGPIWVFIWILWIAIGVLHTAVWYRYNTVGSSLNTMDYELLRNVHALLSCIVLWHISYAIYYYGPRFARLALTSMGACSFGIFLLHPFLLYWYRYFINGGSTLKYAITIAGGWVVALGLSWIVVYLAFKYVKGSWLFFGSNPFQSKKKKAAEN
- a CDS encoding ABC transporter ATP-binding protein yields the protein MAGVRLEHIFKKYPGSDKATVIDISLDIQDKEFLVLVGPSGCGKSTTLRMIAGLEEISEGKLYIGDRVVNDVAPKDRDIAMVFQSYALYPHMNVYQNMAFGLKLRKVKKDEIDKRVREAAKILDIEHLLERKPKALSGGQRQRVALGRAIVRDPQVFLMDEPLSNLDAKLRGQMRAEITKLVKRLETTCIYVTHDQTEAMTMGDRIVVMQDGIIQQAASPEELYNSPTNLFVAGFIGSPTMNFITGTLSESNGAVRFRSQGLDVEVPGGKAQTLKSKGLIGKEVIMGVRPEDIHEEPVFMEASPNTIFTSHVDVTENLGHEMLLYLSGIGNDTVIARVDGRSNTREGVSVRLAVDMNKIHIFDKESELNVLLTD
- the hisG gene encoding ATP phosphoribosyltransferase → MTETLKVAMPKGRIYKKAANLFRAAGLPIPIEVDETRKLVIALPELDMEFILAKPVDVPTYVEYGAADIGIVGKDVLMEENRDVYELLDLGIAKCRMSVIGLPNWQPGIQQRVATKYPNVASQYFREQGQQVEVIKLNGSIELAPLIGLADRIVDMVETGQTLKENGLVEMNQIFEITSRLIANRVSYRMKNGQIQSLCDRLQKALATEV
- the hisB gene encoding imidazoleglycerol-phosphate dehydratase HisB, yielding MEFNQENNTRSASISRKTNETDIKLAFSVDGTGVSDLETDVPFLNHMLDLFTKHGQFDLKVQAHGDIEIDDHHTVEDIGICLGQTLREALGDKKGIKRYASVFVPMDEALAQVVIDISNRPHFEYRAQYPSAQVGSFSTELVHEFLWKLALEARITLHVIVHYGQNTHHMIEAVFKALGRALDEATCIDPRVTGVPSTKGVL